From the Actinomadura luzonensis genome, the window GTAGCGGGTGAAGTCGGCGAACTCCAGCAGCAGCTCCCGGGCCCGCTCCGGGTCCGTGCGGACGAAGGAGGCGATCGTGGTGAGCGAGTTGTAGATGAAGTGCGGCGAGATCTGCGCCCGCAGCGCCCGCACCTCGGCCTCCATGAGCCGGGTGCGGGAGCGGTCGAGCTCGGCCAGCTCCAGCTGGGAGTCCACCCAGCCGGCGACCTCCTGCGCGGCCCGCACCAGCCCGGCCGACGCGCTCTGGCTGTAGGCGATGAGCGCGCCGACGACCCGGTCGTCGGTGGTGAGCGGCACCACGACGGCCGTCCTGATGGGGCATTCGAGCAGGTCGCAGTCGAGGGTGAGGACCTGGGTGCGGCCGTCCTCCAGAGTGGCGGCGGCGTGCTGGAAGGCCTGGTCGGCGTGGTGGTCGTCGCCCTCGCCGTCGTAGACGAGCAGCCGTTCGGCGTCGGCGACGGCCACGGCGGGCGCGTTGAGCAGGGCGCGCAGGTGCCGCGAGGCGCGCTCGGCGCCCTCGCCGGTGAGCCCGGCGCGCAGCGGCGGCCCGGCCAGCGAGGCGGTGTGCAGGGTCTCGAACGTGGCGCGCTCGGCCGGGCCGGTGCCCAGCTCGCGGCGGCCGCGCATGACGCGCCAGAGCACGATCGCGGGCACGCCGACGAGCACCGCGACGACGGCGCTGCCGACTACGTACTCCACGGGCACCTCACGCGGCCGAAGCCTAGCCTCCCGGGGCGAGTGCGCTCAAAGGCCGCCGTTCACACGCTGGAGAGGGCCGCGGCGATCCTGGCCGCGTACGAGCCGGCCTCCTCGGCGGAGTCGTACGTGGTGCGCGGCCAGAAGAAGCCGCGCAGCCCGTCCTTGCGGTGCCGGGGCACCACGTGCACGTGCAGGTGCGGGACGCTCTGGCTGATCCGGTTGTTCATGGCGACGAACGTGCCGCCCGCCTCCAGCCCTTCCTCCACGGCCCGCGCCATGGCCTGCACCCGGGCGAAGAACGGCCCGACGTCGCCGAGGTCGGTCAGCGTCTCGGCGTGGGCGCGGGGCACGACCAGCACGTGCCCCTTGAACACCGGCCGGGTGTCGAGGAACGAGACCGCCACGTCGTCGGAGTGCACGAGGTGCGCGGGCCGCTCGCCCGCGACGATCTCGCAGAACAGGTCTGTGCTCACCCGTCCGACCCTATCGGCCCGACATTTGGCGACATGTTGTTGCTATGTTGGAGACATGGTGTCGCTAAACGAGCGGACCCGGCAGAGCTGGCTCCCCCTCTTCGTGCTCGGCGTCGGCATGTCGATGATCATCATCGACGCGACCATCGTGAACGTGGCCGTCCCCTCGATCATGGGCGACCTGCGGCTGTCGGCCACCGACGTCGAATGGGTGAACTCGATCTACTCCCTCACCTTCGCCGCCCTGCTGGTGCCGCTCAGCCGCATGGGCGACCTGCGCGGCCGGCGGCGGACGTTCACCGCCGGCCTCGTGGTCTTCCTCGCGGCCAGCGTCCTCGCCGCGCTGGCGGGCACCGGCGCGCTGCTCATCGGCGCCCGCGTGCTCCAGGGCGTCGGCGCCTCGATGGTCGTGCCGATGACGCTGGCGATCATCAACGCGCTCTACGCCGGGCCGCGCCGCACGGTCGCCTTCGCCGTCTGGGGCTCGATCATCGGCGGCATGGCCGCGCTCGGCCCGCTGCTCGGCGGCTGGCTGGTCACCGGGCACGGCTGGCGCTGGGCGTTCTGGGTGAACCTGCCCATCGGCCTGCTCGTCCTGCTCGGCACGGCCAAGGTGCCCGAGTCGCGCGACCCGCACGCCCGCGGCTCCGACCTGCCCGGCGTGCTGCTGTCCGTCATCGGCACCTCGGCGCTGGTGTTCGGGCTCATCGAGGGCCAGCGGTACGGGTGGTTCACCCCGGTGGGGGACCACGCGCTCTCGCCGATCCCGTTCGCGTTCGCGCTGGCGGCGCTGGCGCTCACCGCGTTCACGCTGGCCGAGCGGGCCCGGGCGCGGGCGGGCCGGCCGGTGATCCTGGACCTGTCGCTGCTCCGCATCCCCTCCTTCCGTTACGGCTGCCTGACCGCGATGATCGTCACGCTCGGCGAGTTCGGCATGATCCTGGTGCTGCCGCTGTTCCTGCAGTCCGCCATGCGGTTCACCGCCTTCGAGGCGGGGCTGGTCATCGCCGCGCTGGCGGCCGGGACGTTCCTCGCCGGCGGCGTGGTGCCGAAGCTCCGGCTGGCCCCGCGCCTCATCGTCCGGCTCGGCCTCGGGCTGGAGGCCGCCGGCGCGGTCGCCGTGGGCCTGTCGGTCACCCCGTCGCTCGGCCACTGGACGCTGGTGCCCTGGCTCGTCCTCTACGGCGTCGGCGTCGGCTTCGCCTCCGCCCAGCTCCCGAACCTCACGCTGGCCGACGTGCCGCCCCGCCAGTCCGGCGTCGCCTCCGGGCTGCAGAGCGCGATCCGGCAGCTCGGCGCGGCCGTCGGCATCGCCGTGCTCGGCTCCGTCCTGGTGACCGGCCTGGACGCGGCCATGGCCCACCGCCTGCCCGCCGACCGCGCGCTCGGGCAGGCCGTGCGCGACAGCGCGGGCGCGGCCGTCGCCGGGATCAGGGACCCGGTCAGGCACGCCGCCGCGGTGGCCGCCGCCGCCGACGCCACCCGCCGGGTGACCGTCTTCACCGGCCTCGTGCTGCTCGGCGGCGTCGGGGTGACGCTGCTGCTGCCCGATACTGGGGTGGGACGACGCGAGGAGGAGTGAGGTTCCGGTGCCGAGGATCAGCGCGGCCACGGTGGCCGACCACCGCGCCGGCCAGCACGCGGCCCTGCTGGCGGCGGCGATGGAGATCCTGGTCGCCGAGGGCGCGGCCGGGCTCACCCCGGCCGCCGTCGGGGCGCGCGTGGGGCTGGCCCGCTCCAGCGTCTACCGCTACTTCTCCTCCACCGCCGACATCCTCGCCCAGCTCGTCGAGGCCGCCATCCCGCGCTGGGCCGCTCGCCTGGCCGGCGCGGCGGCGGCCGACGGCGGGGCCGAGGCGCGGGTGCGGGCCTTCGGCGAGGTGACGCTGTCGTTCGCCGCGCACCCCGACTACGCGCTGCTGCGCGCGCTGAGCGCGGTGGACCTGCCGCCGAGCTGCCGCGACCGGCTCGACCAGCTCCACGAGACGATGATCGGCCCGCTGCGCGGCATCCTCGCCGACGCCGGGCACGACGACCCCGACCTCGTGGCCCATCTCGGGTGGAGCCTGCTCGGCGAGGGCCACCGCCGGCTCGCCGCCGGGCCGCCCGACCCGGCCGCCGTCAGCCGCACGGTGCTGGACGTGCTGGTCCGCGCCGTGCTCCCGCGCGGCACGCCGTCCTGACGGGCTCCCTCAGGACGGCGGCTGATCACGGCCGAGGCTGGTCCGTCACGACGGCGGCTGGTCCGTCACCGTGAGCGTGAAGACCGCCTCGCCGGACTGCCGCTCGCTCTCCTCGCCCTGTGGTGTGCGCTGCGACCCGCAGCGCCAGCAGTCGAACAACCGGACCTCGGTCGTGCCCGGCCCCTTGGCGTTGAAGACGAAGTAGCTGGTGCTCCCGGAGCCGGGCTGGTCGCCCTCGCCGCGGCGCTCCTCGCTGATGAACGAGGCCACCTTCGCGTCCGGCACCGCCACCAGCGACCAGCTGTCGCCCACCGACGCGTTGCCCGTCACCGCCAGCGAGAAGCGCTGCCCGGTGCGGAGCTGCACCGGCACGGTCGTGCCCTTGGCGCCCTTGACGACCGTGCCGAAGTCGCTCACCGCGGACCCGGCGCCGCATCCCGCGAGGAGCAGCAGGCCGAGCCCGGCGGCGACCGTTCGAAGTGTCATTCCGGCAGGTTATCGGCCTTCGGCGGATCGCGGGGCACGGCGTACGGCTCCCGCTCGGCGGGCCGGCCCTCGGCGATGGCCCGCTGCCGCATCAGCTCGGCGTCCAGCTCGGCGCCGAGCAGCAGAGCCATGTTCGACAGCCACAACCAGACCAGGAACACCACGATCCCGGCCAGCGCCCCGTACGTCTTGCCGTAGGACGCGAAGTTCGCCACGTACAGGGCGAAACCGCCGGAGACCGCCACCCACAACACGATGGCCAGCACGCTGCCCGGCGAGATCCAGCGCAGCCCGGGCTGGCGCACGTTCGGCGCGGCCCAGTACAGCAGCATGATCAGCCCGGCGGCGACCACCACCATGAGCGGCCATTTGAGGATGTCCCAGGCGACCACCGCGGCGTCGCCGAGGCCGAGCGCCCTGCCGACCCCCTCCGCCAGGTCGCCGGTGAGGGTGACGGCGATCGCGCCGAGCGCCAGCAGCACGGTGGTCACCAGGGTGAGGCCGATCCGCAGCGGCGTGGTCTTCCAGAACGGCCGGCCCTCGTCGATGTCGTAGATCGCGTTGCCCGCCCGGATGAAGGCCGCGATGTAGCCGGAGGCCGACCACAGGGCGACCAGCACACCGGCGATCGCCACGGCGCCCGCCGCGCCGGCGCCCTGCTGCGCCGCCTCGATGCTCTTGACGATCAGGTCGCGCACCTCGGCGGGCACCAGCACCAGGATGCTGCCGAGCTGGGCCGAGGCGTCGCCCCGCCCCAGCAGGCCGAACACCGCCACCAGCACGATCAGCGCCGGGAAGATCGACAACACGGCGTAGTAGGTGAGCGCGGCCGCGAGGTCCTGGACCCGGTCGTCCTTGAACTCGATCAGCGTGCGCTTCAGCACCGTCCACCAGGCCCGCCGGGGGAAGCCGCCCGGGCCCTCGGGGACGTCGCCGGGCCCGCCGGCCCGGCCGGGTGACGCGCCGGGCAGGTCTCGGGAGGTCGTCACCTCACAGGCCCCGGCGGCGCCCGGTCACGCGGAGCTTCACCGTGGGACGGCCCAGCAGGCGGCCCCGCACCAGGCGTCCCCGTACGACGCCGCGCGGCAGGCGGCCCTTGACCAGCCGGCCCTGCGCCTGGCGGCCACGGGTCATGCCGCCCCGCACCAGGCGGTCCATGGCGGTGCGGCCGGCCGTCACGCCGCCCGTCACGCCGGCCGTCACCTTGCGGCCCACCACCTGGCGGCCCGTCGCCACGCGCCCGGCGAACGTGCGGCGGGCGGCGGCGCGGCGCGGCCTGCGGCGCACGAGGAGGGCGGCCACGGCGCCGGCGGCGGCCATGAGCAGCACCGGCTTGCGCCTGGCCTCCTCGGCGACGGCCCGCATCTGGTCCGGCGCGTGCTCGCCGACCCGGCCGGCCACCTCGGACGTCTTGTCCTTCACGGCGACCGCGGCGTCCGCCGCGCGGGCCTTGACCGTCTCGGCGGCCCCGACCGCGCGGCCCTTGGCCGCCTCGGCGGCGTGGCTCGCCCTGGACTTGACGTCGGCCTTGCCGGCCAGCGCGCTCACCGTCCGGCCGAGCTGTTCGCGCGTCTCCTCGATGTCCCTGCGCACGGCGCGTTTGCCGGCGTCCTCCTCGTCGTCCGCCTGCTCCCGGCGGACCGCGTGCGCGCCGCCCTCGCGGGAGGTGCCCATGCCCGTGCCGGCACTGGTGCCGGTGCTGGTGCCCGTGCTGGTGCCGCCCTGGCCCGCCTGGTTGGTGCCCTGCATGGAACGTTCCTCGGCGCGGCGGCTCTCGACGGCGTCGGTGCGGTCGTCCTCGATGGGCGGCTGGGGGACGAAGGTCTCGTGACCCAGCCGGTGGGCCTCCTCCTCGCGCGCGTTCTCCGCCGCCCCCGGCCTGGTGGGCGGGACGTTGACGGACTCGCGCTCGGTCGGCGTGCCCACTGTCGCCCGGTGGGCGCCGACGTCACCGGCGTGCTGCTCGCTGTATCCGGGATTCGTCTCGCTCATCGGCGTGCCCTCTCCTTGACCATGTCGATATCGGCCTTGACGCTCGCGATGGTCTCCTCGGGGACCGGCGGCGTGGCGCGTTGCACCTGGTTCTTGCCGACCAGGCCCAGCACGGCGGCGGCGGCGAGCAGGACGCCGCCCACGATGGCGGCCGCCGCCCAGCCGGGCATGACCAGAGCGAGGAGCAGGACCACGGCGGCCACGACGGCGGCCCCGCCGTAGAAGGCGGCCGTCCCGGCCGCGCCGAACAGGCCCGCGCCGAACCCGGCGCGTTTGCCTTTCTCCGTGAGCTCGATCCTGGCCAGGCGGAGTTCGTCCTTGACCAGCCTGGTGACCTGCTCGGAGAGATCGCTGACCAGTTTCTGGGTGTCGTTCACGATCGTTCGCCTCCTCCGTCGAGTGAGGCGACTACCCAGGCACTTGGCCTTCTATCACGCGCTATTTCCGTCTTGCGGACTTCAGCACGAAGTCAAGGACCTTCAGCACGGGGTCCTTCGGCAGGTCGCACCAGTTGTCAGGCTGCTTCGGCTTGCTCCACGGGGACGGGAGCTCGCACGGCGGAGCCTGCGGCTTGGGCCGTTCACACCACGATCCGGGAGTTCTGTCCATGAATCCATTTTACTACTTCAGGGGTTGCTTATATAAGCCTCAGGGCAACCGGGGGGCCGCTGGGGTGGCCGGAGCGTGGCCGGGCGGGGGTAATCTGCCCTGGTGCTGGTCGTACACGGGGTCTGGGCGGGGGACGGGCTCGCCTTCTGGGCCGAGCAGCCCGAGCCGTCCCCGGATTCCGCCGCCAAGGGCCCTGGAAGCGCCTCCCGACGGGCCGGCGGCTCCGCCCCACGCCCGCACCCCCACGCCGCCCCACCCGGCGCCCTCACCACCGCCCTGGGGCTCAGCGAACCGGCCGCTTCCTCCTCCCAGCCCGGCGCGCTGGGCAGCGATGGGGTGGAGGTGCGGGTGCTGGAGTTGTTGTTGCCGGGGTCGGTCGCGGAGCCGGTGCCGTCGCCGGAGACGGGGCGGCTGGCGGAGACGGCGCGGCCGCGGTTGCGGTTGTGGCGGGTGCCGGCCGTCGTCCCGCCCGCCGCCACGGCCCTGGCGCTGCTGGCCGGGCGGCAGGACACCGGCACGCTGCGGCACTGGGCGGCGGTCGCGGACCTGGCCCGTGACCTGGTCCGCAGGGGACGCGTGCTCCCGCAGCTCGTGCCGGACGGCGAGGCCGCGCGGGCGGTGTGGCGTCCGGTGGTGAACGGGCTGGACGCCGCCCACGTCCGCGAGCTGGCCCTGGCCATGCCGCCCGCCTGCCGCACCGCCCGCGCCGAGCGGCCCTCCATGGACGTCCTCCGCGAGGCCCTGGAGACGTTCACGGACGCACTGGTCCGCCGGGCGCTCACCGAGCCGCTGGTGACCCGCCCCGCGACGCCGCGCGAGCGCTGGCTGGCCGCCCTGACCGGCCCAGAACCGTCCTGCCAGGACGTCCCTGAGCTGCGGCGCGAGCTGACCCGCTGGTACGACGCCGCCACCGCCGCCGAGGGCGCGACCCGCGTGTGCTTCCGCCTCCTGGAGCCCACCGGAGCCCCGGACCGCGCTGACGACACCGGCGGGTGGCGGGTGGAGCTGGCGTTGCAGGCGGCCGACGACCCCAGCCTGTACGTCCCCGCCGCCGCCCTCTGGGCCGGCGAACGCGCCCCCGGCCTGCCCCCGGCCCCCGAACGCGAGCTGCTGACCGGCCTCGGCCGCGCCGTCCGCCTCTACCCGGAGCTGGATCGCGCCCTGCGCGTCCCGGAGCCGTGCGAGCTGCCGCTGGACACCGCGGGCGCCTTCGGGTTCCTGCGCCAGGCCGCGCCGCTGCTGCAGGCGGCCGGGTTCGGCGTGCAGCTCCCCCGCTGGGCGGGCCGCACCCGGCTCGGGCTCAAGCTCACCACCAGGACCAAGGCGCAGACGGCGGCCGTGAGCCAGGGCTTCGGCCTGCGCGAGCTGGTCGACTTCCGGATGGACCTGGCGGTCGGCGAGGACACCGTCACCGAGGAGGAGCTGGCCGAGCTGGCCCGGCTGAAGGTGCCGCTGGTGCGGGTCCGCGGCCAGTGGGTGGAGCTGGACGAGCGGCAGCTGAAGGCGGCGCTGCGGGCCGTGGAGGGCTCCAGGGCGGGGGAGGCGAGCGCGGCCGAGGTGCTGCGGCAGGTGGTCGCGGACGACGGCGAGCTGCCGCTGCTGGAGGTGGACGCCGACGGCGTGCTCGGCGACCTGCTGTCCGGCCGGGCCGAGCGGCGGCTGCGGCCGATCGCGACGCCGCCGGGGCTGGACGCGGTGCTGCGCCCGTACCAGGAGCGCGGCCTGGCCTGGCTGAGCTTCCTGTCGGAGCTGGGCCTCGGCGGGGTGCTGGCCGACGACATGGGCCTCGGCAAGACGGTCACGACGCTCGCGCTGCTCGTCCACGAGGCGGCGGGGACGCCGACGCTGCTGGTGTGCCCGATGTCGCTGATCGGCAACTGGCAGCGGGAGGCCGCCAGGTTCGCCCCGGGCCTGCGCGTGTACGTCCACCACGGCGGCGGGCGCGACGCCGCGCACATCCCGGGCGCCGACCTGGTGATCACCACGTACGGCACCGCCCACCGCGACCTGGAGACCCTGCGGCGGCACGAGTGGCGCCGGGTGGTGTGCGACGAGGCCCAGGCGATCAAGAACAGCGGCACCCTGCAGGCGCGGGCGGTCCGCGCGATCCCGGCCCCCACCCGCCTGGCCCTGACCGGCACGCCCGTCGAGAACCACCTGGCGGAGCTCTGGTCGATCATGGAGTTCGCGAACCCGGGCCTGCTCGGGCCGCGCGCCCGCTTCCGCACCCGCTACCAGGAGCCGATCGAGGCCCGCCAGGACGACGAGGCCGCCGCCGCGCTGAAGCGGGCCACCGGCCCGTTCATCCTGCGCCGGCTCAAGACCGACACCTCCATCATCTCCGACCTGCCGGAGAAGCTGGAGGTCAAGGAGTGGTGCCCGCTCACGCCCGAGCAGGCGAGCCTCTACCAGGCGGTCGTGGACGACATGCTGGCGAAGATCGACGACAGCGAGGGCATCGAGCGGCGCGGCCTGGTGCTCGCCACCATGGCCAAGCTCAAGCAGGTCTGCAACCACCCCGCCCACCTGTTGAAGGACGGCTCCCGCCTGGCGGGCCGCTCCGGCAAGCTGGCCCGCCTGGAGCAGCTCGGCGAGGAGATCCTGGCCGAGGGCGAGAAGGCGCTGCTGTTCACGCAGTACGCCGAGTTCGGCGCGCTCCTGCAGCCCTACCTGGAGCGGCGGCTGGAGCGCCCGGTGCTGTGGCTGCACGGCGGCCTGCCGAAGAAGACCCGCGACCGCCTGGTGGACCGGTTCCAGCACGACCCGGAGCCGATGTTGTTCGTGCTGTCGCTGAAGGCGGCCGGCGTCGGGCTCAACCTGACGGCCGCCAGCCACGTCGTGCACGTGGACCGCTGGTGGAACCCGGCCGTGGAGGACCAGGCCACCGACCGCGCCTTCCGCATCGGGCAGCGCAAGAACGTCCAGGTCCGCAAGCTGATCTGCGCCGGCACCCTGGAGGAGCGCGTGGACGAGCTGATCGAGCGCAAGAAGGCCCTGGCCGAGCGGGTGGTCGGCACCGGCGAGGAGTGGCTGACGGACCTGTCCACCGGCGAGCTGCGCGAGGTGTTCCGGCTGACGGCCGAGCCGGCGCAGGGGGCGGTGGGCTGACGATGGCGTGGTTCGACGACTTCGAGCACGGCTACGGCCATCCGGGCCCCATCCGCGTGGAGGGCGGGCTGCGGGCCCGGTCGAAGCGCGGCTCGATCGGCTCCACCTGGTGGTCGCGGCGCTTCATCGACATCCTGGAGCGCGTCTGCGACAAGGGCCGGCTCTCCCGCGGCCGGGCCTACGCCCGGCAGGGCCAGGTCCTGTCGATCGACCTGGAGGCCGGCGAGGTCAGGGCGGCCGTGCAGGGCTCGCGGCGCACCCCGTACGCGGTGGTGGTCAGGATCGAGGCGTTCGGCGAGAGCCGGTGGGCCGAGCTGGAGGCGGCCGTCGCGGCGCAGGCGGTGCACCGGGCCCGGCTGCTGGCCGGGGAGATGCCGCCGGAGATCGAGGAGTTGTTCGCCGCGGCGGGGGTGGACCTGTTCCCGCGCGACCTCGACATGGACTGCTCCTGCCCCGACTGGGGTTTCCCGTGCAAGCACCTGTCGGCGGTGCTCTACCTGCTGGCCGAGGCGTTCGACGACGACCCGTTCCTCGTGCTGGCCTGGCGGGGGCGCACCCGGGAGCAGCTGCTGGGGTCGCTGGCGGCGGACCGGCCGGCGGAGCCGCCGGCCGTGGCGGACGTGCCGTTCGCCGAGCGGCTGGCCGACTTCTACGCCCCTGGCGCGAGCGTGCACCGGCCCGAGCGGCGCCCGGCCGCGGCGGCTCCCGGCCTGCTGCTGCGCGTCTTCCCGCCGCCCGCCGACCTGGGGCAGGCGCTCGCCCCCGCCTACGACCGGCTGGGCGAGCGCCCGGAGGAACCCTGACGCACGCCCCCTCCGCACGCATCACACCCGTGACGCCGGGCGCTCATTCGCCTACGGTGAGTGAGCTGTCGAGAGAAGGGACGCAGGTGATGGGGATCTCCTGGCGGTGTGGCTGATCAGCGGTCCTCGAAGGA encodes:
- a CDS encoding sensor histidine kinase, whose product is MEYVVGSAVVAVLVGVPAIVLWRVMRGRRELGTGPAERATFETLHTASLAGPPLRAGLTGEGAERASRHLRALLNAPAVAVADAERLLVYDGEGDDHHADQAFQHAAATLEDGRTQVLTLDCDLLECPIRTAVVVPLTTDDRVVGALIAYSQSASAGLVRAAQEVAGWVDSQLELAELDRSRTRLMEAEVRALRAQISPHFIYNSLTTIASFVRTDPERARELLLEFADFTRYSFRRHGEYTTLAEELRSIDRYLILERARFGDQLQVTLRIAPEVLPVAVPFLCLQPLVENAVRHGLESRNGVGRITIVAEDAGAECRISVEDDGLGMDPERLRRILAGEIVPEGGVGLANVDERLRQVYGDEYGLVVETGQGAGTKVNIRLPKYHPGVSAR
- a CDS encoding HIT family protein, with protein sequence MSTDLFCEIVAGERPAHLVHSDDVAVSFLDTRPVFKGHVLVVPRAHAETLTDLGDVGPFFARVQAMARAVEEGLEAGGTFVAMNNRISQSVPHLHVHVVPRHRKDGLRGFFWPRTTYDSAEEAGSYAARIAAALSSV
- a CDS encoding MFS transporter, which gives rise to MVSLNERTRQSWLPLFVLGVGMSMIIIDATIVNVAVPSIMGDLRLSATDVEWVNSIYSLTFAALLVPLSRMGDLRGRRRTFTAGLVVFLAASVLAALAGTGALLIGARVLQGVGASMVVPMTLAIINALYAGPRRTVAFAVWGSIIGGMAALGPLLGGWLVTGHGWRWAFWVNLPIGLLVLLGTAKVPESRDPHARGSDLPGVLLSVIGTSALVFGLIEGQRYGWFTPVGDHALSPIPFAFALAALALTAFTLAERARARAGRPVILDLSLLRIPSFRYGCLTAMIVTLGEFGMILVLPLFLQSAMRFTAFEAGLVIAALAAGTFLAGGVVPKLRLAPRLIVRLGLGLEAAGAVAVGLSVTPSLGHWTLVPWLVLYGVGVGFASAQLPNLTLADVPPRQSGVASGLQSAIRQLGAAVGIAVLGSVLVTGLDAAMAHRLPADRALGQAVRDSAGAAVAGIRDPVRHAAAVAAAADATRRVTVFTGLVLLGGVGVTLLLPDTGVGRREEE
- a CDS encoding TetR/AcrR family transcriptional regulator gives rise to the protein MPRISAATVADHRAGQHAALLAAAMEILVAEGAAGLTPAAVGARVGLARSSVYRYFSSTADILAQLVEAAIPRWAARLAGAAAADGGAEARVRAFGEVTLSFAAHPDYALLRALSAVDLPPSCRDRLDQLHETMIGPLRGILADAGHDDPDLVAHLGWSLLGEGHRRLAAGPPDPAAVSRTVLDVLVRAVLPRGTPS
- a CDS encoding protease inhibitor I42 family protein, whose translation is MTLRTVAAGLGLLLLAGCGAGSAVSDFGTVVKGAKGTTVPVQLRTGQRFSLAVTGNASVGDSWSLVAVPDAKVASFISEERRGEGDQPGSGSTSYFVFNAKGPGTTEVRLFDCWRCGSQRTPQGEESERQSGEAVFTLTVTDQPPS
- a CDS encoding YihY/virulence factor BrkB family protein; its protein translation is MTTSRDLPGASPGRAGGPGDVPEGPGGFPRRAWWTVLKRTLIEFKDDRVQDLAAALTYYAVLSIFPALIVLVAVFGLLGRGDASAQLGSILVLVPAEVRDLIVKSIEAAQQGAGAAGAVAIAGVLVALWSASGYIAAFIRAGNAIYDIDEGRPFWKTTPLRIGLTLVTTVLLALGAIAVTLTGDLAEGVGRALGLGDAAVVAWDILKWPLMVVVAAGLIMLLYWAAPNVRQPGLRWISPGSVLAIVLWVAVSGGFALYVANFASYGKTYGALAGIVVFLVWLWLSNMALLLGAELDAELMRQRAIAEGRPAEREPYAVPRDPPKADNLPE
- a CDS encoding DUF3618 domain-containing protein, translating into MSETNPGYSEQHAGDVGAHRATVGTPTERESVNVPPTRPGAAENAREEEAHRLGHETFVPQPPIEDDRTDAVESRRAEERSMQGTNQAGQGGTSTGTSTGTSAGTGMGTSREGGAHAVRREQADDEEDAGKRAVRRDIEETREQLGRTVSALAGKADVKSRASHAAEAAKGRAVGAAETVKARAADAAVAVKDKTSEVAGRVGEHAPDQMRAVAEEARRKPVLLMAAAGAVAALLVRRRPRRAAARRTFAGRVATGRQVVGRKVTAGVTGGVTAGRTAMDRLVRGGMTRGRQAQGRLVKGRLPRGVVRGRLVRGRLLGRPTVKLRVTGRRRGL
- a CDS encoding phage holin family protein; amino-acid sequence: MNDTQKLVSDLSEQVTRLVKDELRLARIELTEKGKRAGFGAGLFGAAGTAAFYGGAAVVAAVVLLLALVMPGWAAAAIVGGVLLAAAAVLGLVGKNQVQRATPPVPEETIASVKADIDMVKERARR
- a CDS encoding DEAD/DEAH box helicase, producing the protein MLVVHGVWAGDGLAFWAEQPEPSPDSAAKGPGSASRRAGGSAPRPHPHAAPPGALTTALGLSEPAASSSQPGALGSDGVEVRVLELLLPGSVAEPVPSPETGRLAETARPRLRLWRVPAVVPPAATALALLAGRQDTGTLRHWAAVADLARDLVRRGRVLPQLVPDGEAARAVWRPVVNGLDAAHVRELALAMPPACRTARAERPSMDVLREALETFTDALVRRALTEPLVTRPATPRERWLAALTGPEPSCQDVPELRRELTRWYDAATAAEGATRVCFRLLEPTGAPDRADDTGGWRVELALQAADDPSLYVPAAALWAGERAPGLPPAPERELLTGLGRAVRLYPELDRALRVPEPCELPLDTAGAFGFLRQAAPLLQAAGFGVQLPRWAGRTRLGLKLTTRTKAQTAAVSQGFGLRELVDFRMDLAVGEDTVTEEELAELARLKVPLVRVRGQWVELDERQLKAALRAVEGSRAGEASAAEVLRQVVADDGELPLLEVDADGVLGDLLSGRAERRLRPIATPPGLDAVLRPYQERGLAWLSFLSELGLGGVLADDMGLGKTVTTLALLVHEAAGTPTLLVCPMSLIGNWQREAARFAPGLRVYVHHGGGRDAAHIPGADLVITTYGTAHRDLETLRRHEWRRVVCDEAQAIKNSGTLQARAVRAIPAPTRLALTGTPVENHLAELWSIMEFANPGLLGPRARFRTRYQEPIEARQDDEAAAALKRATGPFILRRLKTDTSIISDLPEKLEVKEWCPLTPEQASLYQAVVDDMLAKIDDSEGIERRGLVLATMAKLKQVCNHPAHLLKDGSRLAGRSGKLARLEQLGEEILAEGEKALLFTQYAEFGALLQPYLERRLERPVLWLHGGLPKKTRDRLVDRFQHDPEPMLFVLSLKAAGVGLNLTAASHVVHVDRWWNPAVEDQATDRAFRIGQRKNVQVRKLICAGTLEERVDELIERKKALAERVVGTGEEWLTDLSTGELREVFRLTAEPAQGAVG
- a CDS encoding SWIM zinc finger family protein, with the protein product MAWFDDFEHGYGHPGPIRVEGGLRARSKRGSIGSTWWSRRFIDILERVCDKGRLSRGRAYARQGQVLSIDLEAGEVRAAVQGSRRTPYAVVVRIEAFGESRWAELEAAVAAQAVHRARLLAGEMPPEIEELFAAAGVDLFPRDLDMDCSCPDWGFPCKHLSAVLYLLAEAFDDDPFLVLAWRGRTREQLLGSLAADRPAEPPAVADVPFAERLADFYAPGASVHRPERRPAAAAPGLLLRVFPPPADLGQALAPAYDRLGERPEEP